Genomic DNA from Jejubacter calystegiae:
CACGGCAGAGTCTGTCTTTATGTTACAGCGCCGCCAGATTCTGAAGATGTTAGGAATTGGCGCTACCGCGCTCACGCTTACGCCTCCAGCACAGGCCAGCCTGCTCGACTGGTTTAAAGGCAACGATCGTCCCCCCGCTCCCGCAGGCAAAGCGCTGGACTTCAGCAAACCGCCGCAGTGGCAAAGCGACCTGCCGCTAACCCCGGAAAACAAAGTCACCGGCTACAACAACTTTTATGAATTTGGTCTCGATAAAGCTGACCCGGCCGCCAACGCAGGTGCGATGGCGACCGATCCCTGGACGCTTACCATCGACGGTGAAGTGGCCAAACCGCTCACTCTGGATCACGATGCGCTGGCCTCCCGTTTCCCGCTTGCCGAGCGTATCTACCGCATGCGCTGCGTGGAAGCCTGGTCAATGGTCATCCCCTGGATCGGCTTCCCACTGCATAAGCTCCTGGCCCTGGTGGAGCCCACCAGCCATGCAAAATATGTCGCCTTTCAGACCCTCTATGCGCCGGAGCAGATGCCAGGACAGAAGGACCGCTTTATCGGCGGTGGGCTGAAATATCCCTACGTGGAAGGATTACGTCTGGATGAGGCTATGCATCCGCTGACGCTGATGAGCGTAGGCGTTTATGGTAAAGCGTTACCGCCGCAGAACGGCGCGCCGATTAGATTAATCGTTCCCTGGAAGTACGGGTTCAAAGGGATTAAATCCATCGTCCGCATCCGCCTGACCCGTGAACGACCGCCCACCACATGGAATCTGTCGGCCCCGAATGAATATGGCTTTTACGCCAACGTGAATCCGCACGTGGATCATCCGCGCTGGTCCCAGGCCACCGAGCGCGTCATTGGCGCCGGCGGCATTCTCAAGGTCGAACGTCAGCCGACATTGCTGTTCAATGGCTACGCCGACCAGGTCGCCTCGCTATATCGTGGGCTTAACCTTAAGGAGAATTTCTAAGTGCGTATGACAGCGGGCCAAATCACCTGGCTGAAAGTTTTTTTGCATGCGGCAGCGTTAGCTCCATTGCTATGGCTGTTCTGGGCTGGATTTCAGGGCAACCTCAGCGCCGATCCGGCCCGGGATATTCAACACTTTACCGGGCGGACAGCTCTGAAATTATTGTTGGCGACCTTGCTCATCGCCCCGCTGGCGCGCTACGCTAAGCAGCCGCTACTGATGCGCACCCGCCGCTTACTGGGTCTGTGGTGCTTTGCGTGGGCCTCGTTCCATCTGGTCAGCTATGCGCTGCTGGAGCTGGGTATTAACAATCTGGTGTTACTGGGGCAGGAAGTTATCCGTCGTCCGTATCTGACGTTGGGCCTGATCGGCTGGCTAATACTGTTGGCGCTGGCGATAACCTCCACCCGTTCAGCGCAGCGTAAACTGGGTCCCCGTTGGCAAAAACTGCATAACTTCGTCTATCTGGTCGCTATCCTCGCGCCCGTCCACTATCTATGGTCCGTGAAGACGTTGTCACCCCAACCGGTTATCTACGCCCTGTTGGCATTGCTGCTTTTAGCCACCCGATATCGCAAATTCCGCCAGTGGTGGCGCTAGCTCACCATTTCTGTGTCCTTCCCCGCAGAATGCTTTATCAACCGCGATTCTTTGGCGATTGCGGTTGATAATCTTCCCTGATACGACCAGTATTTAGCTGCTAAATGCCACGAAATCATTATAATGTGCCCCCACGATTGCTTCTGATGGCTTTTTAAACACATTCAGGGGTGACAACCACGCATCGAAGGTATATTTTGTAATATCACCGAAAATTGCAGGAGATGGCAGCACAATGGCGGACAAGTTTCAGGTTTTGCTTCTCAACGGGCCTAACCTCAATATGCTCGGCACGCGCGAACCGGAGAAATACGGTAGCCAGACGCTGGCCGAGATTGTTAGCCAGCTGCGCACTCAGGCAGAAGCGCTGAACGTCACGCTGGATCACCTGCAGTCTAACGCTGAGCATGAACTTATCGACCGTATTCATCAGGCTAAAGGTCAGGTTGACTATATCCTGATTAATCCGGCCGCATTCACGCACACCAGCGTGGCATTGCGTGACGCTTTGCTGGCGGTGAGCATCCCATTTATTGAGATTCACCTGAGCAACGTGCATGCGCGCGAGCCGTTCCGTCACCACTCGTATCTTTCCGATATCGCCGCTGGCGTTATCTGCGGGCTGGGCGCGGATGGCTACACCTATGCACTCCAGACGGCGGTTAACCGTCTGTCATACACAAACTAAACAAAGAGTACGGAACCCACTCATGGATATTCGTAAGATTAAAAAACTGATTGAGCTGGTTGAAGAATCAGGCATCGCTGAGCTGGAAATTTCTGAAGGCGAAGAGTCTGTACGTATCAGCCGCGCCGTCGCCAACCAGCCCGCACCGGTTATGCAGCAATGGGCCGTTCCTCAGCAGCCGCAGCCGGCACTGTCCAACGCGGTGGCTCCGGCAGCAACACCGGCAATGGAAGCCCCTGCCAGCCCGGAAGTCAGTGGTCACATCGTACGTTCCCCGATGGTCGGGACGTTCTATCGCACCCCGAGTCCGGATGCGAAGGCCTTTGTGGAAGTGGGACAGAAAGTCAATGTAGGCGACACTCTGTGCATCGTTGAAGCAATGAAAATGATGAACCAGATCGAAGCTGATAAAGCTGGCGTGGTGAAAGCCGTTCTGGTGGAAAGTGGCCAACCGGTAGAATTTGACGAGCCGCTGGTCGTCATCGAATAACGAGGCGAACATGCTGGATAAAATTGTTATCGCCAACCGTGGTGAAATCGCCCTGCGAATCCTGCGTGCCTGCAAAGAGCTGGGCATCAAGACCGTCGCCGTGCACTCCACCGCGGATCGCGATCTGAAACACGTACTGCTAGCGGACGAGACTGTCTGTATCGGTCCGGCGCCGTCAGTAAAGAGCTACCTGAATATCCCGGCTATTATCTCCGCGGCAGAAATCACCGGTGCGGTAGCTGTCCACCCGGGATACGGCTTCCTGTCTGAGAACGCTAACTTCGCCGAACAGGTTGAACAGTCCGGCTTTATCTTCATTGGCCCTAAAGCGGAAACCATCCGTCTGATGGGAGACAAAGTCTCCGCCATCAACGCCATGAAGAAAGCGGGCGTTCCTTGCGTTCCGGGTTCCGACGGTCCGCTGGACGATGATATGGACCGTAACCGCGCCATTGCTAAACGCATTGGCTACCCGGTTATCATCAAAGCCTCCGGCGGCGGCGGCGGTCGCGGTATGCGCGTGGTGCGCAGCGACGCCGAACTGGCGCAGTCCATCACCATGACCCGAGCTGAAGCGAAAGCGGCATTCAGCAACGACATGGTCTACATGGAAAAATACCTGGAAAATCCGCGCCATATCGAAATTCAGGTACTGGCTGACGGCCAGGGCGGCGCCATCTATCTGGCAGAGCGCGACTGCTCCATGCAGCGTCGTCACCAGAAAGTGGTGGAAGAAGCGCCGGCGCCGGGCATCACTCCGGAACTGCGTCGCTATATTGGCGAACGCTGCACCAAGGCCTGTGTTGATATCGGCTACCGCGGCGCGGGTACCTTCGAGTTCCTGTTTGAAAACGGCGAGTTCTACTTCATTGAGATGAACACCCGTATTCAGGTAGAGCACCCGGTAACGGAAATGATTACCGGCGTTGACCTGATCAAAGAGCAGCTGCGTATTGCTGCCGGTCAGCCTCTCTCCATCAAACAGGAAGAGGTCATGGTACGCGGCCACGCAGTCGAATGCCGTATCAACGCCGAAGATCCCAACACCTTCCTGCCGAGCCCGGGTAAAATCACCCGTTTCCACGCGCCAGGCGGTTTTGGGGTACGCTGGGAGTCACATATCTACGCTGGCTATACAGTGCCGCCGTACTATGACTCCATGATCGGTAAGCTTATTTGCTACGGTGAAAACCGTGATGTGGCGATTGCGCGTATGCGTAACGCGCTGCAGGAGCTGATTATCGACGGTATCAAAACCAACGTCGAGCTGCAGATGCGCATCATGAATGACGAAAACTTCCAGCACGGTGGAACTAACATCCACTACCTGGAGAAAAAACTGGGTCTCCAGTAAGTTATCTTCCTCGTCACGCAAGGGCCGGTTTTTACCGGCCCTTCTTTTTTCGCCCCGCAGGGAGGGGATAAGGTACAATCGCCGCTTTATCTGACAACCCGGGGAACAAAGATGGATAACCGTTTTGTTCAGGCTCACAAAGAGGCCCGTTGGGCACTGTGGCTGACCCTGCTCTATCTGGTCGCCTGGACCCTGGCCGCATGGCTACCCGACTCTACGCCCGGCCTGACCGGCCTACCGCACTGGTTCGAAATGGCCTGCCTGCTGGTACCGCTGATCTTTTTCGCCCTCTGCTGGCTTATGGTACGGGGAATCTTCCGCGATATCCCACTGGAGGATGACCATGCAGACTGAAGTTATCCTGCCGCTGATCGCCTATCTGCTGGTGGTATTCAGCATTTCGCTGTGGGCCATACGCCGCCGCCGACAGGGCAATTTCCTGAATGAGTACTTCCTGGGTGGACGCTCCATGGGCGGCTTCGTGCTGGCTATGACCCTGACGGCCACCTACATTAGCGCCAGTTCCTTTATCGGTGGCCCTGGAGCGGCCTATAAGTACGGTCTGGGCTGGGTATTGCTGTCAATGATTCAACTGCCCGCTATCTGGCTGTCGCTGGGCATACTCGGCAAGAAGTTCGCCATCCTGGCCCGACGCTATAACGCCGTGACCCTCAACGATATGCTCTATGCCCGCTACCAGAGTCGACTGCTGGTCTGGCTGGCCAGCCTGAGCCTGCTGGTCGCCTTTATCGGTGCCATGACGGTACAGTTTATCGGCGGCGCGCGGCTGTTGGAGACGGCAGCGGGGATCCCTTACGAAAGCGGCCTGCTAATTTTTGGGATCAGCATCGCGCTCTATACCGCTTTCGGCGGCTTCCGTGCCAGCGTGCTGAACGACGCCATGCAGGGGCTGGTGATGCTGATTGGCACCCTGCTGCTGCTGGTCGGGATTATTCACGCCGCAGGCGGTCTGCCCGCCGCGGTGAGCAAGCTCCAGCATATCGATCCTCAACTGGTGACGCCGCAGGGGGCAGATAATATTCTGACGCCTTCGTTTCTGGCCTCGTTCTGGGTGCTGGTCTGCTTCGGGGTTATCGGTCTGCCCCATACCGCCGTGCGCTGTATCTCCTACAAAGACAGTAAGGCGGTGCACCGCGGTATGATTATTGGCACCCTGATGGTGGGTATCCTGATGCTGGGTATGCATCTGGCCGGCGCACTGGGGCGTGCGGTGATCCCCGATCTGGCCATTCCGGATCAGGTGATACCGACGTTGATGGTTGCCGTACTGCCGCCGGTAGCCGCCGGGATCTTTCTGGCCGCGCCTATGGCGGCCATTATGTCGACGATCAACGCTCAGTTGCTTCAGTCATCGGCGACGATCGTCAAGGATCTCTGGCTCAGCATGCGCCCGGAACAGGCCACCAACGAGCGACGACTTAAGCGTATGTCCACTGCGATTACCCTGATCCTCAGCGCCCTGCTGCTGCTGGCCGCCTGGCATCCCCCCCAGATGATCATCTGGCTTAATCTGCTGGCCTTCGGCGGCCTGGAGGCGGTTTTTCTGTGGCCACTGGTGCTCGGACTTTACTGGGAGCGCGCCAACGCCGCAGGAGCCCTTAGCGCTATGATTAGCGGTGGCGTACTTTACGCCCTCCTGGCTACGCTGAAGGTAGAAGTACTGGGCTTCCATCCCATTGTTCCCTCCCTGCTGGTCAGCCTTCTGTGCTTTCTGGTCGGGAACCGGTTTGGCCGCGCCAGTGTCCCGGCCACCGTTTATTAACCTGCTTATCAAGAAAGAGTTTTGCCATGCCATGGATTCAACTGAAAATTAATACCACCGGCTCATACGCGGAAGAGCTGGGAGACGCCCTGATGGAAAGCGGAGCGGTATCCGTCACCTTTCAGGACACCCATGACACGCCAGTGTTCGAACCGCTGCCAGGCGAAACCCGACTGTGGGGCGATACCGACGTTATCGGTCTGTTCGACGCCGAATGTGATATGAAGGCCGCCGTGGCGCAGCTGGAACAGCATCCTTTGCTGGGCGCGGGCTTCCACCATAAAATCGAACAGCTCGAAGATAAAGACTGGGAACGCGAATGGATGGAGAACTTCCACCCCATGCGTTTTGGCGAGCGCCTGTGGATCTGCCCAAGCTGGCGTGACGTTCCCGATGAAAACGCCGTTAACGTCATGCTCGACCCGGGTCTGGCTTTTGGTACTGGTACTCATCCTACAACGTCTCTGTGTCTGACTTGGCTGGATGGCCTGGATCTGACCGGTAAAACCGTGATTGATTTCGGCTGTGGCTCCGGCATTCTCGCCATCGCGGCACTAAAACTGGGCGCCGCGCGCGCTATCGGCATCGATATCGACCCTCAGGCCATTCAGGCCAGCCGCGATAACGCTGAACGTAACGGCGTGGCCGGGCGTCTGGAACTCTACCTGCCTCATCAGCAGCCGGACGGGCTACAGGCCGACGTCGTGGTCGCTAACATCCTTGCTGGCCCTCTGCGCGAGCTGGCGCCTTTGATTAGCGTTCTGCCAATCCAGGGTGGGCTGCTGGGGCTCTCCGGCGTGCTGGCGAGCCAGGCGGAAGGCGTTTGTGAAGCCTATCGTGAACGCTTCACGCTTGATCCGGTGGCTAAAAAAGAGGAATGGTGCCGTATTACCGGCACCAGGAAATGATGCGTTCTCAAACGAAGCGTAAACAAGGTCCTTTTTTCATTCAAATTTAGTCGCTTTATTCATCTGAAAATCCCTATTATTAACGCGTGATGGTTACTCCCTGCAGTGACTATCACGCTGACAATAATATTCAAGGGATGAATAACTATGGCAAAGAAGCTTAATGGCATCATGCTGGCGATGTTGCTGTTGCCTGTTGCAGCCACCGCCTCCCACTGGGGATACGAGGGTAATGAATCGCCAGAACATTGGGGCGAGCTGGATAGTAACTGGACAGAGTGCCAGAAAGGCCAGAATCAGGCTCCGGTAGATATCCGCGAAACCTACAACGTCCATCTAAAACCACTCAGAACACAGTATACGACCAGTCCTGATACACTGTTGAACAACGGCCATACCATCCAGGCAAGTTACAATGACAGCAATACGGCGAATACTCTCTTTCTCGACAACGACTCTTTTACGCTTAAACAGTTCCACTTCCATGCACCCAGCGAAAATATGATCCATGGGAAACACTACCCTATGGAGCTCCATTTAGTACACCAGAACAGTGACGGTGAAATCGCCGTTGTGGCGGTCATGTTTGTCCCGGGTACCGCCAGTACCGAACTGGCAAAATTATGGAAGGTCATGCCCGACCATGCGGACAAGAGCTCATCGCTGTTGGCAAGGATTGATGTAAACAAACTGCTGCCAGGCGATAAAACATACTGGCGCTTTAGTGGCTCGCTAACAACCCCGCCCTGTAGCGAAGGGGTCAGGTGGATAGTCATGAAACACCCCCTTCAGGCATCCGCTGAACAGCTGGCGCAGTTTAAATCTGTGATACATCACTCGAACAATCGCCCTGTACAAAAGTTGCACGGCCGTACGATTCTGGAGTAACTATGACTATCGGGTAGGGCGACACCCTACCCCCTTTCATAGCGGCTATCCGAAAGTTAGCGCTATTCCAGTACTAATAACCACCAAATTCCCTCTCCAGGCAGCATAATGTTCCATAGAGATGGCACAGTGTCGGCATAATTTAAAAGC
This window encodes:
- the msrP gene encoding protein-methionine-sulfoxide reductase catalytic subunit MsrP produces the protein MKTKKLTEADVTAESVFMLQRRQILKMLGIGATALTLTPPAQASLLDWFKGNDRPPAPAGKALDFSKPPQWQSDLPLTPENKVTGYNNFYEFGLDKADPAANAGAMATDPWTLTIDGEVAKPLTLDHDALASRFPLAERIYRMRCVEAWSMVIPWIGFPLHKLLALVEPTSHAKYVAFQTLYAPEQMPGQKDRFIGGGLKYPYVEGLRLDEAMHPLTLMSVGVYGKALPPQNGAPIRLIVPWKYGFKGIKSIVRIRLTRERPPTTWNLSAPNEYGFYANVNPHVDHPRWSQATERVIGAGGILKVERQPTLLFNGYADQVASLYRGLNLKENF
- the msrQ gene encoding protein-methionine-sulfoxide reductase heme-binding subunit MsrQ: MRMTAGQITWLKVFLHAAALAPLLWLFWAGFQGNLSADPARDIQHFTGRTALKLLLATLLIAPLARYAKQPLLMRTRRLLGLWCFAWASFHLVSYALLELGINNLVLLGQEVIRRPYLTLGLIGWLILLALAITSTRSAQRKLGPRWQKLHNFVYLVAILAPVHYLWSVKTLSPQPVIYALLALLLLATRYRKFRQWWR
- the aroQ gene encoding type II 3-dehydroquinate dehydratase, which produces MADKFQVLLLNGPNLNMLGTREPEKYGSQTLAEIVSQLRTQAEALNVTLDHLQSNAEHELIDRIHQAKGQVDYILINPAAFTHTSVALRDALLAVSIPFIEIHLSNVHAREPFRHHSYLSDIAAGVICGLGADGYTYALQTAVNRLSYTN
- the accB gene encoding acetyl-CoA carboxylase biotin carboxyl carrier protein — its product is MDIRKIKKLIELVEESGIAELEISEGEESVRISRAVANQPAPVMQQWAVPQQPQPALSNAVAPAATPAMEAPASPEVSGHIVRSPMVGTFYRTPSPDAKAFVEVGQKVNVGDTLCIVEAMKMMNQIEADKAGVVKAVLVESGQPVEFDEPLVVIE
- the accC gene encoding acetyl-CoA carboxylase biotin carboxylase subunit; protein product: MLDKIVIANRGEIALRILRACKELGIKTVAVHSTADRDLKHVLLADETVCIGPAPSVKSYLNIPAIISAAEITGAVAVHPGYGFLSENANFAEQVEQSGFIFIGPKAETIRLMGDKVSAINAMKKAGVPCVPGSDGPLDDDMDRNRAIAKRIGYPVIIKASGGGGGRGMRVVRSDAELAQSITMTRAEAKAAFSNDMVYMEKYLENPRHIEIQVLADGQGGAIYLAERDCSMQRRHQKVVEEAPAPGITPELRRYIGERCTKACVDIGYRGAGTFEFLFENGEFYFIEMNTRIQVEHPVTEMITGVDLIKEQLRIAAGQPLSIKQEEVMVRGHAVECRINAEDPNTFLPSPGKITRFHAPGGFGVRWESHIYAGYTVPPYYDSMIGKLICYGENRDVAIARMRNALQELIIDGIKTNVELQMRIMNDENFQHGGTNIHYLEKKLGLQ
- a CDS encoding YhdT family protein, which codes for MDNRFVQAHKEARWALWLTLLYLVAWTLAAWLPDSTPGLTGLPHWFEMACLLVPLIFFALCWLMVRGIFRDIPLEDDHAD
- the panF gene encoding sodium/pantothenate symporter, with the translated sequence MQTEVILPLIAYLLVVFSISLWAIRRRRQGNFLNEYFLGGRSMGGFVLAMTLTATYISASSFIGGPGAAYKYGLGWVLLSMIQLPAIWLSLGILGKKFAILARRYNAVTLNDMLYARYQSRLLVWLASLSLLVAFIGAMTVQFIGGARLLETAAGIPYESGLLIFGISIALYTAFGGFRASVLNDAMQGLVMLIGTLLLLVGIIHAAGGLPAAVSKLQHIDPQLVTPQGADNILTPSFLASFWVLVCFGVIGLPHTAVRCISYKDSKAVHRGMIIGTLMVGILMLGMHLAGALGRAVIPDLAIPDQVIPTLMVAVLPPVAAGIFLAAPMAAIMSTINAQLLQSSATIVKDLWLSMRPEQATNERRLKRMSTAITLILSALLLLAAWHPPQMIIWLNLLAFGGLEAVFLWPLVLGLYWERANAAGALSAMISGGVLYALLATLKVEVLGFHPIVPSLLVSLLCFLVGNRFGRASVPATVY
- the prmA gene encoding 50S ribosomal protein L11 methyltransferase — encoded protein: MPWIQLKINTTGSYAEELGDALMESGAVSVTFQDTHDTPVFEPLPGETRLWGDTDVIGLFDAECDMKAAVAQLEQHPLLGAGFHHKIEQLEDKDWEREWMENFHPMRFGERLWICPSWRDVPDENAVNVMLDPGLAFGTGTHPTTSLCLTWLDGLDLTGKTVIDFGCGSGILAIAALKLGAARAIGIDIDPQAIQASRDNAERNGVAGRLELYLPHQQPDGLQADVVVANILAGPLRELAPLISVLPIQGGLLGLSGVLASQAEGVCEAYRERFTLDPVAKKEEWCRITGTRK
- a CDS encoding carbonic anhydrase encodes the protein MAKKLNGIMLAMLLLPVAATASHWGYEGNESPEHWGELDSNWTECQKGQNQAPVDIRETYNVHLKPLRTQYTTSPDTLLNNGHTIQASYNDSNTANTLFLDNDSFTLKQFHFHAPSENMIHGKHYPMELHLVHQNSDGEIAVVAVMFVPGTASTELAKLWKVMPDHADKSSSLLARIDVNKLLPGDKTYWRFSGSLTTPPCSEGVRWIVMKHPLQASAEQLAQFKSVIHHSNNRPVQKLHGRTILE